Proteins encoded in a region of the Stieleria neptunia genome:
- a CDS encoding M56 family metallopeptidase, translating into MNASQLFETVTSLPLQVLIVVIAVVLLSRFVDQAASSCRLWTIGFLSILGLIACGFLFPHLRLIHNGGGLSESAARNLFVTQVWIIKIMAVIWTIGFSSVLIRRLGRIIVLSQFFAQRCRVMTDEEIASLPLDGQDALPENLRWLVSFETHSPFCWQLQRPTIVLPSCLLREDEDVLRHVLLHELEHLRTNHPLQHFLQGTCNALLWFHPAIWWAARNAELTREFHCDEVAANVGNTIASYLKTLAKIAEQNRGAPACTLAFGRRKSALIRRTEHLISRIESTQIRNSSRTQTRTRLAIGCLFLVVLVVSQLWLPVNVLASSRTRLSPWPTWTAKILHDFGVSVRDYERFDARHDLNELASEDED; encoded by the coding sequence ATGAACGCGTCACAGCTATTCGAAACCGTTACCAGTCTGCCGCTACAGGTCCTGATCGTCGTGATCGCCGTGGTGCTTCTGAGTCGGTTTGTGGATCAGGCGGCATCGAGTTGTCGGCTGTGGACGATCGGGTTTCTATCGATCTTGGGTTTGATCGCCTGCGGGTTCCTGTTCCCCCATCTTCGGTTGATTCACAACGGCGGCGGCCTGAGTGAATCGGCCGCGCGAAACCTGTTCGTAACGCAAGTTTGGATCATCAAGATCATGGCGGTCATCTGGACCATCGGTTTTTCCAGCGTTCTGATCCGACGTCTCGGTCGCATCATCGTCTTGTCGCAATTCTTCGCTCAGCGATGTCGCGTGATGACGGACGAAGAGATCGCATCCCTGCCGCTTGATGGACAAGACGCATTGCCCGAGAACCTTCGCTGGCTCGTCTCCTTTGAAACGCACAGCCCGTTTTGCTGGCAGTTACAGCGTCCGACGATCGTGTTGCCGAGTTGTCTGTTGCGCGAAGACGAAGACGTGCTGCGGCATGTGCTGCTGCACGAACTGGAGCACTTGAGAACCAACCATCCGCTACAGCATTTCCTGCAGGGCACCTGCAACGCGCTGTTGTGGTTTCATCCGGCGATCTGGTGGGCCGCTCGAAATGCCGAATTGACTCGTGAATTCCATTGTGATGAAGTCGCCGCGAATGTCGGCAATACGATTGCAAGCTACTTGAAAACACTGGCAAAAATTGCCGAGCAGAATCGTGGTGCTCCCGCGTGCACGCTCGCGTTTGGCCGCCGCAAAAGCGCGCTCATTCGTCGCACCGAACATTTGATTTCGCGGATCGAATCGACGCAGATCCGAAATTCATCTCGCACCCAAACCCGAACACGGCTGGCGATCGGATGCCTGTTTCTCGTCGTGCTGGTCGTGTCGCAACTGTGGTTGCCGGTCAATGTGCTGGCCTCGTCACGGACACGCCTGTCGCCGTGGCCGACCTGGACCGCCAAAATCCTGCACGACTTTGGCGTTTCGGTGCGCGACTACGAACGATTCGACGCCCGGCATGATCTAAATGAACTCGCGAGCGAAGACGAGGACTGA
- a CDS encoding BlaI/MecI/CopY family transcriptional regulator — MSRTQITKCEAEVMDVVWDRESVTVNDVVEAIDRDLAYTTVMTTMRILEEKGIVRRGQKEGRAYTYSAAVTREEVRHGMIHELTDRLFGGSVQSLVLSLLNSEEVSPEDIAAVKQAAAKAERGR, encoded by the coding sequence TTGTCCCGAACTCAGATCACCAAGTGCGAGGCGGAAGTCATGGACGTCGTCTGGGACCGCGAAAGCGTCACGGTCAACGATGTCGTGGAAGCCATCGATCGTGACTTGGCCTACACGACCGTCATGACGACGATGCGAATCCTGGAAGAAAAAGGGATCGTTCGTCGCGGGCAAAAAGAGGGCCGTGCCTACACCTATTCTGCCGCCGTGACGCGTGAAGAAGTGCGTCACGGAATGATTCATGAGCTAACCGATCGCCTGTTCGGTGGTTCCGTACAATCCTTGGTGCTCAGCCTGCTCAACAGTGAAGAGGTGTCACCGGAAGATATCGCGGCGGTCAAGCAAGCTGCCGCCAAAGCGGAACGCGGCCGATGA
- a CDS encoding DUF1559 domain-containing protein: MNPINPPDRSLRGSVRGGCRRALTVLELLISVAIIGILAGLVLPAVGSVRESARRVQCVDHLRETGLALHSHHHSQRSLPAGWTFDQQSVSAYGWAVPILPFLGQPALADRIEIERSVGNPQHEAVRRTSLAVLLCPSDIAEPEFTLFADDGDDEGLHAQGDHPGIGTTTELVELPTANYVGVFGTLEPDDAIPAPVGDGTFLENRHTRFRDFQRGLSVTVVIGERTMAQVPSTWLGVDLAGEDAAARLVGSALEGINSPFADECDFSSRHPGGANFLWGDGHVSFVTEQIDLRLYHQSAKLRR, from the coding sequence ATGAACCCAATCAATCCTCCGGATCGCAGCCTTCGGGGATCGGTGCGCGGCGGTTGTCGGCGAGCGTTGACGGTCCTGGAATTGCTGATCTCCGTGGCGATCATCGGCATTCTCGCCGGATTGGTGTTGCCGGCCGTGGGTAGCGTTCGCGAATCCGCGCGGCGTGTTCAGTGCGTCGACCATCTTCGCGAAACCGGGCTGGCGTTGCACTCTCACCATCATTCGCAGCGCAGTCTGCCCGCCGGTTGGACCTTTGACCAGCAGTCGGTCTCGGCATATGGCTGGGCGGTTCCGATCCTGCCCTTTTTGGGCCAACCGGCGCTTGCCGACCGGATTGAAATCGAACGATCGGTTGGCAATCCGCAGCATGAAGCGGTACGTCGCACTTCGCTCGCGGTCCTGCTGTGTCCCTCCGACATCGCCGAACCCGAGTTCACGCTGTTCGCCGATGATGGAGATGATGAAGGACTGCACGCCCAGGGGGACCATCCCGGCATCGGGACAACCACAGAATTGGTCGAGTTGCCGACGGCAAATTATGTCGGTGTATTTGGCACGTTGGAGCCCGATGATGCAATTCCCGCACCGGTCGGCGATGGGACGTTTTTGGAGAACCGGCACACGCGATTTCGTGACTTCCAGCGGGGATTGAGCGTCACCGTGGTGATCGGTGAACGCACCATGGCTCAAGTGCCGTCGACTTGGTTGGGCGTCGACTTGGCCGGCGAAGACGCGGCGGCGCGACTGGTCGGTTCGGCGCTCGAAGGCATCAACAGTCCGTTTGCCGATGAATGTGATTTTTCCAGCCGCCATCCCGGCGGCGCGAACTTTTTGTGGGGCGACGGTCATGTCAGTTTTGTCACCGAACAGATTGATTTGCGTCTGTACCACCAGTCGGCCAAGTTGCGTCGATGA
- a CDS encoding tRNA (adenine(22)-N(1))-methyltransferase has translation MPKLDDRLKAVAVQIRSRVHADIGSDHGHLLKALLTSGRIERGIAIEVNQRPCENSRSTLVGLAADVRLADGLAGLSPGEADSLSICGMGGELITRILETHPERVPPDLVLQPNRRPDAVRRWALQAGFHLVDEQLVVGRLRYVVMRYRLDRSSADPAYDAMDHEAALLFGPLLIQRWESQLQGVLLDEYQYLKELQQRTEQSQHRLNVLAKLLRLKGLLD, from the coding sequence ATGCCGAAACTTGACGATCGCCTGAAAGCGGTGGCGGTGCAGATTCGCAGTCGCGTCCACGCCGACATCGGTTCCGACCATGGGCATCTGCTCAAGGCGTTGTTGACGTCTGGACGGATCGAACGTGGCATTGCGATCGAAGTCAATCAACGCCCCTGCGAAAACTCGCGATCAACGCTGGTCGGACTGGCCGCCGACGTCCGGCTCGCCGATGGCCTGGCGGGGCTGTCGCCGGGCGAAGCCGACAGTTTAAGCATCTGTGGCATGGGCGGCGAATTGATCACACGCATTCTGGAAACCCATCCCGAACGTGTTCCGCCGGACTTGGTGTTGCAACCCAATCGCCGCCCCGATGCCGTTCGGCGTTGGGCGTTGCAAGCCGGGTTTCATCTGGTCGATGAACAGCTTGTGGTGGGGCGTCTGCGCTACGTGGTGATGCGGTACCGGCTGGATCGATCGTCCGCCGATCCGGCTTACGATGCGATGGATCACGAAGCAGCATTATTGTTTGGTCCGCTGCTGATCCAGCGTTGGGAGTCCCAATTGCAAGGCGTTCTTCTGGACGAATATCAATACTTGAAGGAGCTTCAACAGCGGACCGAGCAGTCCCAGCATCGACTCAACGTGTTGGCGAAACTGCTGCGTCTGAAAGGTCTCCTCGATTGA
- a CDS encoding creatininase family protein has translation MRPWILSETNYGFVKDCDYQVAVLPTGATEPHNLHLPYGTDTFQAEAIASRACEAAWDRGARVVMLPPIPYGTETNQAKFPLSMNLNPTTLGIVIRDLAESLSNSGINRLLILNSHGGNEFKPLLRELYNQTPCRLFLCDWFRGISADVQREIFEDAGDHAGEMETSLGLAYFSEFVDVDADGKITADDGAVNQTRFDAVNQGWVSITRPWHLLTRQSGSGNPHPATAEKGRQLMDVLVDRLSTFLVELADSDVDDRFPF, from the coding sequence ATGCGTCCCTGGATCCTCTCAGAAACCAATTACGGCTTCGTCAAGGACTGCGACTATCAAGTTGCCGTGCTGCCGACCGGGGCGACCGAGCCCCACAATCTTCATTTGCCGTACGGGACCGATACGTTTCAAGCCGAAGCGATCGCGAGTCGCGCCTGCGAAGCGGCTTGGGATCGCGGCGCACGTGTCGTGATGCTGCCGCCGATTCCCTACGGCACCGAAACGAATCAAGCGAAGTTTCCCCTCTCGATGAATTTGAACCCGACGACGTTGGGCATCGTCATTCGGGACCTTGCCGAGTCGCTGTCCAACAGCGGCATCAATCGACTGTTGATCTTGAACAGCCATGGCGGAAACGAGTTCAAGCCGTTGCTCCGTGAATTGTACAACCAGACGCCGTGCCGTTTGTTTTTGTGCGATTGGTTTCGAGGGATCTCGGCCGATGTGCAGCGAGAGATCTTCGAAGATGCGGGTGATCACGCCGGCGAAATGGAAACCTCGCTCGGGCTGGCGTATTTCTCCGAGTTTGTTGATGTGGATGCCGATGGCAAGATCACCGCCGATGACGGAGCGGTCAATCAAACGCGTTTTGATGCCGTCAATCAAGGCTGGGTTTCGATCACGCGCCCCTGGCATTTGCTGACCCGCCAATCCGGTTCGGGCAATCCACACCCCGCGACCGCGGAGAAGGGACGTCAATTGATGGACGTCTTGGTCGATCGATTGTCGACGTTTCTTGTCGAACTGGCCGACAGCGACGTCGACGACCGGTTTCCCTTCTGA
- a CDS encoding alpha/beta hydrolase family protein, with protein sequence MLTKNLAVGLLAAAMMLLSVHAAAQVPDYPQGVREARYRSDGDGSMQPTLIWTPKSEEPVPLLVALHTWSSDYRQSGGEAQYAKWCQQAGWAFIHPNFRGINKTPEAMGSDLAVADIRSAVDFAKSETSIDTNRIYCIGVSGGGHTSMLMAAREPELWAGVSAWCGISDIAAWHRQCRGTSFDRYATMIESVLGGAPDASPDLRDAAWHRSPLNWIAKADRLPPLDLNHGINDGRAGSVPFTHSMLAFNAAVPQSAALDADAIEALYQTREVSDGLQQINAATSDPLYGSHPPIFRRTVGTTRLTVFDGGHEIVHEAALHWLAAQAKGRPVNWSPGRLISFKVEPENEQSGK encoded by the coding sequence ATGTTGACGAAGAATCTTGCTGTCGGACTGCTCGCTGCCGCGATGATGCTTCTCAGTGTGCATGCGGCCGCACAGGTGCCGGATTACCCGCAGGGTGTCCGCGAAGCTCGCTACCGATCCGACGGTGACGGCTCGATGCAGCCGACGTTGATCTGGACTCCGAAGTCGGAAGAGCCGGTGCCGTTGCTGGTTGCCTTGCACACCTGGTCCAGCGACTATCGTCAATCCGGTGGCGAGGCACAGTACGCGAAGTGGTGCCAGCAGGCCGGTTGGGCCTTCATCCATCCGAATTTTCGTGGCATCAACAAGACCCCCGAAGCGATGGGTTCGGATCTTGCCGTGGCCGATATCCGTAGCGCCGTCGATTTTGCCAAGTCCGAAACTTCGATCGACACGAATCGAATTTATTGCATCGGCGTTTCCGGCGGCGGTCACACGTCGATGTTGATGGCGGCGCGTGAGCCGGAGTTATGGGCCGGTGTGTCGGCCTGGTGTGGCATCTCAGACATCGCGGCCTGGCATCGCCAATGCAGAGGAACTTCGTTTGATCGATACGCCACGATGATCGAGTCGGTGCTTGGTGGCGCGCCGGATGCCTCACCGGACCTTCGTGACGCCGCCTGGCATCGTTCTCCATTGAACTGGATCGCCAAGGCCGATCGTCTGCCTCCGTTGGATCTCAATCACGGCATCAACGACGGGCGCGCCGGAAGCGTTCCGTTTACGCATTCGATGCTCGCCTTCAACGCCGCGGTTCCGCAGTCGGCCGCGTTGGACGCCGATGCGATCGAGGCCTTGTATCAAACGCGTGAGGTGTCAGACGGGCTGCAGCAAATCAACGCAGCGACGTCGGATCCGTTGTACGGGAGTCATCCCCCGATTTTTCGGCGAACCGTGGGGACGACTCGACTGACGGTGTTTGACGGCGGTCATGAAATCGTCCACGAAGCGGCGCTCCACTGGCTGGCCGCCCAAGCAAAGGGGCGGCCGGTGAATTGGAGTCCCGGCCGGTTGATTTCGTTCAAGGTCGAACCCGAAAACGAACAAAGCGGGAAGTAA
- a CDS encoding alpha/beta hydrolase has protein sequence MLHLPTRFMSLAAIFVGSICFAADPIDIWPALAPGETTRSVGQALPPRPVGKGNVTRIAGVTRPTLQVYRPKKPNGTGVVILPGGGFSYVVPDLEGSEAAEWLNSLGVTAFVLNYRTKNDPAQVGWRRPVQDIRRAMAVLRSQAEHWKLKPDRIGLLGFSAGGQVAARFMSDPTTLTYDRVDSIDDVDPRPDFAMLVYPWRMYDAATDGFVDGINVPATAPPTFLVHTHDDNSTALGTVLYYMQLKKHNIAAELHVFGNGGHGYGIRPVEGSLISTWPSQAANFLRSQSFVE, from the coding sequence ATGCTACACCTTCCAACCCGGTTCATGTCCCTGGCAGCGATTTTTGTCGGCTCGATTTGTTTTGCAGCCGATCCCATCGACATCTGGCCTGCTCTGGCTCCTGGCGAAACGACTCGATCGGTCGGCCAGGCATTGCCGCCGCGACCGGTCGGCAAGGGTAACGTCACGCGAATCGCCGGGGTCACCCGACCAACCCTGCAGGTCTATCGCCCTAAAAAACCAAACGGGACGGGCGTGGTGATCTTGCCGGGCGGTGGTTTTTCGTACGTCGTACCCGATCTGGAAGGGTCTGAAGCTGCCGAGTGGCTCAATTCACTGGGCGTGACGGCTTTCGTGCTCAATTACCGCACGAAGAACGATCCGGCACAAGTCGGATGGCGGCGTCCGGTGCAAGACATCCGGCGCGCGATGGCCGTGCTGCGATCCCAAGCCGAGCATTGGAAATTAAAACCCGATCGCATCGGCCTGCTCGGTTTTTCCGCCGGTGGCCAAGTCGCCGCCAGATTCATGAGCGACCCGACGACGCTGACCTACGATCGAGTGGATTCGATCGATGACGTCGACCCTCGGCCTGACTTTGCGATGCTCGTCTATCCCTGGCGGATGTACGATGCAGCGACGGATGGCTTCGTCGATGGAATCAACGTACCGGCGACAGCGCCACCAACCTTTTTGGTCCATACGCATGATGATAACTCGACTGCGCTCGGAACGGTCTTGTATTACATGCAGCTTAAGAAACATAACATCGCAGCCGAGCTTCACGTGTTCGGCAACGGCGGACACGGCTACGGCATCCGTCCGGTTGAGGGCTCCTTGATCTCGACCTGGCCCTCGCAAGCCGCCAACTTCTTGCGCTCACAATCTTTTGTCGAATGA